One Stenotrophomonas maltophilia R551-3 genomic window, CCAAGCGCCTCAACCAGGGCAGCCTGGGCAGCCCGCGCTTCACCCTGGAGCTGCAGGAAGCCAACGAGCAGCGCCCGGCAGCCGTGCTGGTGACCCGCCGCCACATGGGCGAAGAGCTGATCCAGGTGCTGCCGCTGTCGGCCTTCGAAAGCGGTGAACTGCGTGCGATCCACCAGGCGTCCTCGCTGCTGCATGGCTTGGTCCGCGAAGGCGCGATCATTTCACGTGGCGCCAAGTCGATCGAAGTGGACACGTTCGCCAAGGCGCAGAACTGGCTGCTCGAGGAGGCCAAGCGCGGCCGCCAGATCCAGCGATTCAAGGGTCTGGGTGAAATGAATCCGGAGCAGTTGTGGGACACCACGGTGAACCCGGAGACCCGCCGACTGCTGCAGGTGCGTATCGAAGATGCCGTCGCAGCTGACCAGATCTTCAGCACCTTGATGGGTGATGTCGTCGAACCGCGTCGCGATTTCATCGAAGACAACGCGCTGAAGGTCGCAAACCTGGATATCTGACACAATCGGATCATGGCCGGTGCGCGGGGAGGCGCACCGGCTTTCGACCCTTGAACGCAGGTACCTGATGTCCGCTTCCGCCCCGGTTTCCGCCCCGCCTCCGGTTCCGCCGGCGTCCACCGCGCCGCGTGCGGGTTCCCCGTTGGCAGGCTTCTTCATCGACCTGGGCATTGCTGCCGTCACCCTGTTCGGCCTGAGCATGGTCACCGGCCTGCTCTGGGGCTTCTATCGCGCCATCGTGGTTGGCTACGCCAATGCACAGGCCAACGGCGGCGCCCTGTCGCCGGCAGAAACAACGGCGGCCGTCGGCCAGCCGGGGGCCCTGGCGCAGATCCTGATGGCCCTGATCGCCACCGGTGGAGCCGCCCTGCTGCTGTACTTCTGGCGGCGCCCGGCCAATGCGGCCGAACGCCTGGCTTCACGACAGGCGCTGCGGCAGCCCTCGACCTGGGGCTGGACCGTGCTGGTGGCCTTGCTGATCGTGCTGGGCAGCAACGGCATCGCCTTCCTGGCCAAACAGTTCGGCATCGCGCCGGTGCCCACCAACGTGGAACTGATGCAGAACGCGATCGCGCGTTTCCCGCTGTTCCTGGTGCTGTTCGCGGTCGTGCTGGCGCCTGCCTATGAGGAGCTGCTGTTCCGCCGCGTGCTGTTCGGCCGCCTGTGGCAGGCTGGCCGTCCCTGGTTGGGAGTGATCCTCAGCAGCCTGGCCTTCGCGCTGGTCCACGAAGTGCCTGGGGTGAGCAGGAATTCACTGTTGGGCATGGCCCAGCTGTGGCTGGTCTACGGTGGCATGGGCGCCGCGTTCTGCTGGTTGTACCAGCGCACCGGCACGCTGTGGGCGGCGATTACAGCCCATGCACTGAACAACGCTGTCGCACTTGCCGCGATGGTGTTCCTGGGATCAACGTAACGCCGTGTCCGCTTGACGAAAGATTAAGCCGTTACGCTACACACTGCGCATATGAACACGGGGGTGCACCCATGAAACACCTGCTGTTGGCCCTTGTCATCACCACGTTGGTCAGCGCCTGTGCGACCACAACCTCACCCACCGGCCGTCGGCAGATGGTCGGTGGCGTGTCGCAGGCGCAGCTGGACCAGCTCGGTGCGCAGGCGTTCGCCGAGACCAAGCAGAAGGAAAAGATCAGCACCGATGGCCGCCAGAACGGCTATGTACAGTGCGTGGTCAACGCCCTGGTCGCGCAGCTCCCGCCTCAATACCGTGGCGTACGGTGGGAGACGGCGGTGTTCGTCGACAAGGAGCCCAACGCATTCGCCCTGCCCGGGGGCAAGGTCGGTGTGAACACCGGCATCTTCACCGTGGCCAAGAACCAGGACCAGTTGGCTGCCGTAATCGGCCATGAAATCGGCCACGTCATCGCCCGCCATCACGAAGAACGCATCACCCGCCAGATGGGCGCACAGACCGGCCTCGCCGTGCTCGGTGCGCTGGCCGGTGCCGCCTATGGAGAAGGCGCCGCCAGTACCGTCAATCAGCTCGGCGGCATGGGCGCGCAGACCGCTTTCCTGCTGCCGGGTTCGCGCACCCAGGAAAGCGAAGCCGACGTAATCGGCCAACGGCTGATGGCGCAGGCAGGGTTCAACCCCGCGCAGGCCGTCGATCTGTGGCAGAACATGATGGCCGCCAGCGGCGGTCGTAGCCCACAATGGCTCTCCACCCACCCTGATCCGGCCAACCGGATCCAGGAACTGCGACGCGATGCGCCGGGCCTGACCCCGGTCTATCAGCAGGCGCAGGCGGCTGGGCTGCGGCCAAAGTGCGGATGAGTGCGCAGTTTCATGCTGTATTGCAGCACATAAAACGATTTCTCACGCCATCTGTTTCTGATACGTTTGGCGGCTCAGATTTTTCTGACAGTCCGACTTTGCCGCTAACCGGCGGTTCGATCGAGGTGAACGATGATTTTCCGTAACCACAAAGCTGTGCTTTCCGTCCTCGTCGCGACCGCCCTGACCGGCGCCGTGGTCACCGATGCCTTCGCGCAGTCCTCGCGCTCCTCCGAGCGTGGCAACCGCGGCGGCAAGCAGGCCAAGGCCGAGGCGCTGTACCCGAACGCGACCCGCCAGGAGCCGACGGTCAAGGCCTCTGCCAAGATGGGCAGCAAGCTGCAGAAAATGATCGACAGCTACAACAAGGAAAAGTTCCCGGAGACCCGTACCCAGGCCGACGCGATCCTGGCTGACAGCGCCGCGAACGAGTACGACAAGTCGCTGGCCGCGCAGCTGGCTTCGCAGGCTGCCTACCAGACCGAGGACACCCCGGCGGCCGTGGCCTACCTGAAGCAGGTCCTGCAGTTCAACGGCCTGGACAACAACGGCCACTTCCAGTCGATGCTGATGCTGGGCCAGCTGGAGCTGCAGGAAGACAAGACCGCCGAAGGCCTGGCGACCCTGGACAAGTACTTCGCCGAGAGCAAGTCGACCAAGCCGGAAGAACTGATCGCCAAGGGCCAGGCGCTGTACCAGCTGGAGCGCTACCAGGAAGCGATCCCGGTGCTGAAGCAGGCCATCGCCGGCTCCGCCGAACCGAAGGACAACTGGAACCAGCTGCTGATGGCGGCCCTGTCCGAAGCCGGCCAGTCCGGTGAAGCGGTCAAGGAAGCCGAGGCGCTGGCCGCCAAGAACCCCAGCGACAAGAAGGCCCAGCTGAACCTGGCCAGCATGTACATGCAGGCCGACCAGATGGACAAGGCTGCCACGGTGATGGACAAGCTGCGCAGCAGCGGCCAGCTCACCGAAGAGCGCGAGTACAAGCAGCTGTACTCGATCTATGCCAATACCGAGCACAAGGAAAAGGACGTCATCGCGGTCATCAACGAAGGGTTGCAGAAGGGCATCCTGAAGCCGGACTACCAGGTCTACCTGGCGCTGGCCCAGTCCTACTACTACTCCGACCAGGTGCCGCAGGCGATCGATGCGTGGCAGAAGGCCGCCCCGCTTTCCAAGGACGGTGAGACCTACCTGAACCTGGCACGCGTCCTGCATGCCGAAGGTCGCGTCCCCGAGGCCAAGCAGGCCGCCCAGCAGGCGCTGGCGAAGGGCGTGAAGAACCAGGCTGATGCCAAGAAAATCATCAACCTGAAGTAAGTAGGAATAACGCCTGAATGCCTGCTCAGTTGATGCGCAGGCGCTCAGGATTGGTATAAGCTTGGAGGTTCCTGCGGTGTCATGCACCGCTGATCAGGGATTCCGCCCCCGGCATCCCGGCCCCACTATTGAGCTCTTGGCGCATGACGGAACAACTAGTCGTTCACCGGTACGAACAACCCGATGACAAGGGGCTGAGCTGGCCTCGCATCGTCGGCATCGCGTTTGTAATTGCCCTGCATCTGGCCGCCTTCATGATGCTCCTCATCCCCGCCGTGGCTCCCAAGGCCGTGGCTGAGAAGGAGCGCAACGTCATGGTGACCATCGTAGACGCGCCGCCGCCGCCACCCCCGCCGCCGCCGCCGCCGCCGCCGACGGATACTCCGCCGCCGCCGGTGAAGAATCTGTCGCCGCCGAAGCCGTCGCCGGTTCCGCCGCCGCCGCAGGCGCCGGTCGTGGACGTGCCGGAGCCGCGCCCGAGCGACATCGTCACCCCGCCGTCGCCGCCGTCGCCGCCGGCCCCGCCGACCTCGATCGAGGCCAGCGTGGACATCTCGTCGAAGGCCATGAATCCGCCGCGCTACCCGCCGGCAGCCTTCCGCGCTGGTATCCAGGGCGAAGTGATCCTGATCATTGATGTCGATGCCAGTGGCAACGTCACCAATGTCACGGTGGAAAAGTCCAGCCGTAACCGCGACCTGGACCGTGCTGCGATGGAAGCTGCCCGGAAGTGGCGTTTCAACGCCGCCGAAGCTGGCGGTAAGAAGGCTGCTGGCCGCGTCCGCGTCCCGGTCAACTTTGCACTGAACTGATTCGGCCCGGGTGGCCTCTTGGCCACCCTCGCCCGCAGTTCGATTGTTTAGCTTAGCTACACCCTTTATCACCACACACAACAAAGGTAAGCGTCATGCTGCAGGAAATTTTCATCGCCGCTGCTGCCGGGGGCAATCCGTCCAACGCCCTGTCGCAGATGGGCTTCGAGCATCTGATCCACGAAATGACCACCAAGCCGGGTGATTTCGCGGTCTCCTGGGTCGTGCTGCTGACCCTGGTCGTGATGTCGGCCATGTCCTGGTACTGGACCGTCATCAACATCTTCCGTGCTACCCGCCTGAAGAGCGCCGCTGATCGCGTCGTCAGCCTGTTCTGGGACACCCCGAACGCGCAGGACGCCATCCGTGCGATGGAAGAGCAGCCGGCTTCGGAGCCGTTCTCGAAGATCGCTCTGGACGCTGCCCAGGCAGCTGCCCACCACCAGCGCGCTGAAGGCGGCGCCACCGGTGGCGTGGGTGAGAACCTGAGCCGTTCGGAGTTCGTCGACCGTGCCCTGCGTCAGGCCGTGACCCGCGAAAGCAACAAGCTGCAGTCGGGCATGACCCTGCTGGCCACCGTCGGCGCGACCGCTCCGTTCGTCGGTCTGCTGGGTACCGTGTGGGGCATCTACGGCGCGCTGATCAAGATCGGTGCCACCGGCTCCGCTTCGATCGACGCCGTTGCCGGCCCGGTGGGTGAAGCGCTGATCATGACCGCGATCGGTCTGTTCGTCGCGATCCCGGCCGTGTTCGCCTTCAACTTCTTCAGCAAGATCAACAGCGCGACCATCAGCAAGTTCGATACCTTCGCGCACGACCTGCACGACTTCTTCGCCACCGGTTCGCGCGTCCGCTAATTGCGACGCGCTGTACCTGCGACGAAGTAAGTAGTCACCAAGATCTAGACGGAGCCCGTTATGGCTTTCAGTAGTGGTAACAGCGGCGGCCCCATGGCCGACATCAACGTTACGCCCCTCGTGGACGTGATGCTGGTGCTGCTGATCATCTTCATCATCACGGCGCCCCTGATGTCCCACAAGGTCAAGGTGGATCTGCCGGAGGCCAACCTGGTCCAGAAGCCGGACGACACCAACGATCGCAAGGGTCCCATCACCCTGGCAGTCAAGGAAGATGGCTCGATCTACTGGAACGACGAAGAAATCAACAAGCAGACTCTCGAGTCGCGCTTGGCGACCGCCGCCCAGCAGACCCCGCAGCCGCCGTTGAACCTGCGTGGTGACCGCACCACCAAGATGCGCGTCATCAACGAGATGACCAAGATCGCGCAGGAACAGGGCATGCTGGACGTCGGCTTCGTTGCGACCAAAGAAAAGGGGCAATAAGCCATGGCATTCAGTAGTGGTGGTGGCAAGGGCCCCATGGCCGACATCAACGTCACGCCCCTCGTGGACGTGATGCTGGTGCTGCTGATCATCTTCATCGTGACCGCGCCGATCATGACGTACCCGATCGCCGTGGACCTGCCGCAGCGCGTGCTCAACCCACCGCCGCAGCTGGTCGAACCGCCGCCGCCGATCGAGTTGAAGATCGACGCCAGCAACCAGGTCTCGTGGAACAACAGCCCGATCAATGCGAGCGAGCTGCAGCAGCGGATGGAGCAGGAGGTCCAGCGTGACCCGACCAACCAGCCGGAACTGCGCATCGACGCCAGCCCGGATTCCGAGTACGACGTGATGGCCAAGGTCCTGGCCGCCGCGAAGAACGCTCAGATGAAGAAGATCGGTTTTGTGCAGCAGTAAACGCAATACCGCAATACAACAGTCATGACGCGACTGCAGACGCCCCTGGAAACAGGGGCGTCTTTTTTCTGCCTGTCGTGGTCAGATCCCTTTTTTACAGGAAGAGGGATCTGACCCCATCAGGCTGCACGCGCCCGTTATGATCGGCGGATGCTCGCCCTCTTCGACTCCCTGCGCCACTGGCTGGATGGCATCGCCCACCTCGGCACGATCCTGGCGGTGGCCTATCTGCTGTACCTGTTCGCGCTGGCGGGCTGGATCATGCTGCAGAAGCGCGAGCCGGTCGCCACCCTGAGCTGGATCCTGTCGCTGGCGCTGCTGCCCTATCTCGGCCTCTTCATCTATTACCTGCTGGGCCCGCAGAAGGTGAAGCGGCAGCGCCTGCGTCGTGGGCGTGCGCGCTCGGGCATGGAGCACTACAGCGACGTGTGCCCGCCCGATGCCGACTGCACCGAGCTGGCCAAGATCGCGCAGGCCACCACCGGGCTGGCACCGAGCAGTGCCACCGAAGTGACCTGGCTGGTGGATGGTGCAGCCACCTACGCCGCGCTGCTTGAAGCTGTCGCGCAGGCACGCGATCACGTGCATCTGGAGTACTACATCTTCAACCCGGACCATGCCGGCACCGCCCTGCGCGACGCGCTGGTGGAACGTGCGCGGGCCGGCGTGCAGGTGCGCCTGCTGCTCGATGCGGTGGGCTCATCCGCCCTGCCGCGGCGCTTCCTGCAACCCCTGCTCGATGCCGGTGGTGAAGCGATCTGGTTCCACCCACGGCAGCTGCTGAAGCCGTTCAAGCGCCCATGGTTGAACCTGCGCACCCACCGCAAGCTGGTGATTGTCGATGGTCGCCTGGCCTTCACCGGTGGCATCAACATCACCGACGACGAGGACGAAAGCCGCAGGACCGACGCATACCGTGATCTGCACATGCGCATCCGTGGTCACGTGGTGCGAAGCCTGCAGCTGGTGTTCGCCGAGGACTGGCTGTACGCCAGTGGACAGGACCCCTCGCGGATGGATATCGCGCGTCTGTGGCCAGCCGACATGCCCCTGCGGGGCGATGGCCCGATCAATGCCCAGGTACTGGTGTCCGGCCCGGATTCGGGCTGGGAGACCATCCATCGCCTGCACGTAGCAGCGATCCAGGAAGCGCACGAGCGGGTCTGGCTGGTCACGCCCTACTTCGTCCCGGGCGAAGCGGCGCGGATGGCACTGACCTCGGCCGCGCTGGGCGGGTTGGACGTCCGCCTGCTGGTGCCGAAGATGAGCGATTCCTGGTTCGTCACCCAGGCCGCCCGCTCCTACTTTGACGAGCTGCTGCATGCCGGGGTGAAGATCTACGAGTACGGCCCTCGCATGCTGCATACCAAGGCCTTCATCGCCGATGACGACGTCTGCATCGTCGGCAGCGCCAACTTCGACCACCGCAGCTTCCGGCTGAACTTCGAACTATCGATGATGATCAGCGATCGAGGTCGTGTTGCCGCCCTGGCCGAACTGCTGGAGGGCGAGTTTGAAAGGGCCACCCGGGTGAATGACCAGGCCGGCCGTTCGCTGTGGCTGCACCGCCTGCCCGAGGCCTTCGCACGGCTGGCCTCGCCGCTGCTCTGACGCAGCGCTACACTGCGGCGATCATCCGGGGAGCCCGACTATGTACTGGTTGTACCTGCTGCTGGCGCTGGGCTGTTTCGCCTTCGCCCTGAAGACGCCCAATGCCGGGTTGATGACCCTGTGCCTGCTGGCCGCCCTCGCCTTCCTGCTGGCCTGGGTACGCGGCCGCTACGTGGCACGCTTCGGCGACCTGCAGCGTGATCCCGCTACCCTGGTCGACGCCGAGGAACTGCGCCGCCTGCGCGAACAGGCCCAGGCCCGTCGCAGCGCCGCCCCCGACGAACACGATCCGTCCCCTCTTTCCAAGTAGTTCCGTTCCATGACCCAGCTCAGCGTCAACGTCAACAAGATCGCCGTCCTGCGCAATTCGCGCGGCGGTGCCGAACCGGACGTGGTGCGTGCGGCCCAGGCCTGCCTGGATGCCGGCGCGCATGGCATCACCGTGCACCCGCGGCCGGACCGCCGCCACATCACCGCCGAGGACGTGCTGGCCCTGTCCACGCTGACCCGTGCGCGTGGGGTGGAGTTCAACATCGAAGGCAATCCGTTCGCACCACCGCGCGAGGGTTATCCGGGGCTGCTGCCGCTGTGTGCACAGACCCGTCCGGCGCAGGCTACCCTGGTGCCGGACAGCGACGGCCAGATCACCTCCGATCATGGCTTCGACTTCGAGCGCGATGCCGAGCGCCTGCGCCCGCTGATCGCCGAACTGAAGGCGATGGGTTGCCGGGTCAGTCTGTTCGTCGACGCCGGCAACCCGTTGCTGGAGCAGGCGGCCGAGGTCGGTGCCGACCGCATCGAGCTGTACACCGGCCCCTACGCCGAAGCGCATGCGGCGGGCGATGCCGGCGCGATGCTGACGCTCTTTGCCACCGCTGCCCGTCGAGCGCAGGCCGTCGGACTGGGCGTCAACGCCGGACACGACCTGTCGCAGGACAACCTGCGTGATTTCCTGGCCAACGTGCCGGACGTGCTGGAGGTGTCGATCGGCCACGCGCTGATCGGTGAGGCCCTGTACGACGGGCTGGATGCCACGGTGCGCGGGTACTTGGCGCTGCTCTGACCCCTTCCCTGTAGCGTCACGCCATGCTCGACTTCAGTCTTGGCCACCCTGCGGGAGTCGAGCATGGCGCGACTCTACAAGAGGGCTGAACCCTTCAGGCGCCCGTCGCAGCCGCTGAGACGACTGCGACGTAATCTGCCGCCATGGGTATTGCGATCAAGGGCCGAGGTTCCACGTCCCATCTTGCCGGGCGCTTTGAAAGCACCGTCAGCGAGGCGGTGGACGATGGCTGGGCGGTCGACGAGAGCGAGGAGTTCCTTGCCCCTCGCCTGCGCACCGAAGTGCGCGCCGAAACCGCGCGCAGCATCATCACCCGCAACAACTCGCCCGACGTCGGCTTCAGTCAATCGGTGAATCCCTACCGCGGTTGCGAGCACGGCTGCTCCTACTGCTTCGCGCGCCCCTCGCATGCCTATCTGAACCTGTCGCCAGGCTTGGACTTCGAGACCAAGCTGTTCGCCAAGACCAATGCGCCCCAGCTGCTGCGCAAGGAACTGTCGAAACCGGGCTACGTGCCGCAACCGATCGCGCTGGGCATCAACACCGATGCGTACCAACCGATCGAGCGCAAGTTCAAACTGACCCGCCAGCTGATTGAAGTGATGCTGGAGACCAAGCATCCCTTCTCGCTGATCACCAAGAACGCGCTGGTCGAGCGCGATATCGATCTGCTTGCGCCGCTGGCCGCGGAGAACCTGGTCAGCGTGCATTTCTCGGTGACCTCGCTGGACCCGCATCTCTCCGCGAAGCTGGAACCGCGCGCGTCGGCGCCACACGCACGGCTGCGCGCGATGAAGCGTCTGCATGAGGTCGGCATTCCGGTGGGCGTGATGGTGGCGCCGGTGATTCCGTGGATCAACGACAGCGAACTGGAAGCGGTGTTGGAGGCCGCACACGACGCAGGTGCGAGCACCGCCGGTTATGTGCTGCTGCGCCTGCCGCTTGAAGTGGCGCCGCTGTTCCGCGAGTGGCTGGACACCCATCATCCAGATCGCGCCGCACATGTGATGAGTACCATCCAGCAGCTGCGCGGCGGCAAGGACTACGACAGCCAGTTCGGCACGCGCATGCGGGGCCAAGGCGTGTATGCCGATCTGTTGAACAACCGCTTCAAGCTGGCGCGCAAACGTCTGGGCTTCAATGCGCAGAACAGCCATTGGCCGAAGCTGGATTGCAGCCGGTTCCAGAAGCCGTTGCCACCGAGGAAGGATTCGCCGCAGGGGTCGTTGTTCTGACGCACGTACAACTTGGCTACCTACCTACCATCGCTCGCCCAGCGACGCGCAATGCATGAAAGTACGTCTCCATCTATTGCAAGCTGACGTAGGGCCGTCATAAACTCGCCACAAACATGAATCCCCGATGACTGAATGACTCGGTCTCGGATGAGGAGATAGGCGAGCGCATGATGCACTTTGCAACACGGAACACTCTGAAGTCCCGTCTTCTTCTTCTGCCGCTGCTTTCCCTGCCGATGACATTGGCAACGGCGGCAAACACTCTCGAAACCGTTCAAGTCACCGCCAAACGCCCTGCTGGAGGTGGCGGTGTAGGTGGTTTTGGATTTGGCGGCGGCAGTGGTGTCCACCTGTCCGAGTCTCAAATGGACAATGGCGGCGGCGGCGGTGCAATTCCGACCGAAACCGCGAAGGAGCAGCCGACCGATGACAAAGAGAAGGACTGCAATGGTCGTAAGGGCAATCCCGTCGTGCTCTACAGCGGCAACAAGGTTGAACCAGAACTTGATTTCGCCAGTCAGGGCGAAATGGGACTGTTCCTGCAGCGCAACTACAATCACTATTGGAGCGCGACCGGGCTGTTCGGCAATCACTGGCTGAGCAACTTCGATTATTCGCTCGCATTCACCGATGCAAATCAGCTGGCGTGGGTGCAACGGCCTGACGGTCGCCGCATCAAGTACCTCAAGGATCCTGCCAGCGGTCGCTGGTATGAGGACAAGGCCCAGCCCATCGCGTACCTCTCCGCGAACGGCGATGGCACGTTTACGCTTCGAAACGAAAACAACGGTACGGAGACCTACAACGTCGAGGGCTATATCACCCGACTCAGCAATGAGCAGGGCGTGAGCTGGACGTTCTCCTATGCTGACCGCTATCTGCAGAAGGTGACCCACTCCTCGGGACGCAGCGTCAGCTTTGGTTGGGCCAATGGACAGGTAAGCCAGGTGACCGATCCAGCCGGCAACGTCTATCGCTACACCTATACCCCCAATGTTTTCGGGAACGGACGTGGCCGGCTTGCCAGCTCGACGCTGCCAGGCACACCAGCGACGACGATCAGCTACCACTACGAAGATGCTCGCTTCCCGGGTGCCCTGACTGGCAAGTCCTTTGATGGCGTGCGCTATTCCACTTTTGCGTACGACGCGGAGCGGCGCGCCATCAGCACGGAGCACAACGGTGGCATTGAGCGATTCCGCTTCAGCTATGCCGTGCGCAGCACCGAACCGGTGCTCCCGCCGCCCGCACCGACTCGACCCGGCGGTGTCCGCGCCGACGAAGAGCGTGGATGGTGCGAACAGCGCACCGGAGGCTCACGCATCTGCTATCAACCGCGCTCGCTGCCTGTTGACTCGCTGCCGATGGAGAGCGCTCTCGGTATGACGGCCGCCGCTGCGCCGGGCCTTACGCGGCCCGTCGATATTGATGTCACTGTGATCAACCCTCTTGGCCGTAGCACCACTTACACGTTCAAGGACGGAAAGATGGTATCGACCAAGGGTGATCCGTCGCCGAACTGCCCTGCCAGCTACAAGGAGCAGAGTTATGACGCCAATGGATACCCGGATCTGGTCCATGACTTCCAGGACAATCTGACCAACTTCGACTACAGCGCTCAGGGTTACCTGCTGAAGCGGGTGGAAGCTGTCGGCAGCTCGGCCGAACGTACAACGTTGCAGGAGTGGGATACCACGCGGAACAGACTCCTCAAGACAACGGTGGTGGGTGACCTCGAGGTTGCCTACTCCTATGACGATCGCGGAAACGTGGCCAGCGCAACCGAGCGCAATCTGACGGCACGTGGCGTACCCAGCCAGACACGAGTGACCCGGAGCACGTATACCTATCACGCAAACGGATTGAAGGCCTCGATCAAAGTCGATGGACCGCTTGCGCAGGACGACGTCACCTCCGTGTTCAACGGCCAAGGCGATCTGACCAGCGTCACCAACGCACTCGGTCATACGATCAGCTATTCCAACTACAACGGATTGGGGTTGCCGGGACGCATCGTCAATGCGAATGGTGGTGTGCGAGAGCTGACGTATGACGGCCGCGGCCGCGTTGTATCCGACAGAACCAGTTCGGGAACCGGCTGGGCGACTACCGCCATTGGCTACACCGCTGCAGGTGACATCGCCTCGCTTACCCAGCCTGATGGCGTGACAGTCCGCTACGGCTACGATGCAGGGCGCCGCCTGACACAGGAAGTCCGTTCGATGGGAGACGGCAAGTGGGCGTGGATCCGTCATAGCTACAACAACGCTTCCAATCGCACGCGCACTGAGGTTTCACAAACCGACTATCCGATGGATACGGTCGTAAAGGGGATGATTGATGAAATCACCCACGACGGCCAGTGGAACTGGTTCGTTCGAGGTTGGGCCTGCTCCACCGGATCGGCGGGATCCATCCAGGTGGATGGTTACGCCGATGGCAACGTCTACCTGGGTAGCACTCAAGCAAACCTTGCCAGCGAGCCAGGAGTTGCCGCGGCGTGCCAAGCATCAGGGAGTGCCTATAGGTATCAGTTGCCGATATCGCTAGCCCAGAGGCAACAGTTGGGCGGTCGCAAGTTTTCCATCTACGGCCAATCTCCGCAGGGGCGCGGCCAGGACCGACCGCTTCCGAACTCTGGGGTGCTCGCGATTCCAACGGCAAAAATCGTTGGTGATATCGGCGGCGTGACCCAGGACGGAAACTGGAACTTCTTCCTGGAAGGCTGGGCCTGCTCGATCGGCGTGGACTCATCGATCGATGTGCACGTCTATGCAGGAAACTCCGCTTGGGCAGGGGGCACCTTTGTTGCCAGTGGTCGTGCCAACCTCGCAACGGACGGCAACGTCGCCAGCGCTTGCCAAGCACGCGGAAATGCGTATTGGTTCAAGATTCCACTCGATGGCAATCTGCGATCAGCGCATGGTGGCAAGGCGCTTTATGTTCATGGCATCTCGCCGTGGGGTGGTGATCATCTGACCATCAATCGCTCGGGCACTTTCACCGTCCCAGCCGTTGTGCGGAGTGCGGAGTTCGTTTCCTTCAATGCCTATCCCACCAACATCACCAATGGACGGCAAAGCACGTT contains:
- a CDS encoding PA0069 family radical SAM protein, with protein sequence MGIAIKGRGSTSHLAGRFESTVSEAVDDGWAVDESEEFLAPRLRTEVRAETARSIITRNNSPDVGFSQSVNPYRGCEHGCSYCFARPSHAYLNLSPGLDFETKLFAKTNAPQLLRKELSKPGYVPQPIALGINTDAYQPIERKFKLTRQLIEVMLETKHPFSLITKNALVERDIDLLAPLAAENLVSVHFSVTSLDPHLSAKLEPRASAPHARLRAMKRLHEVGIPVGVMVAPVIPWINDSELEAVLEAAHDAGASTAGYVLLRLPLEVAPLFREWLDTHHPDRAAHVMSTIQQLRGGKDYDSQFGTRMRGQGVYADLLNNRFKLARKRLGFNAQNSHWPKLDCSRFQKPLPPRKDSPQGSLF
- a CDS encoding DUF6531 domain-containing protein, coding for MMHFATRNTLKSRLLLLPLLSLPMTLATAANTLETVQVTAKRPAGGGGVGGFGFGGGSGVHLSESQMDNGGGGGAIPTETAKEQPTDDKEKDCNGRKGNPVVLYSGNKVEPELDFASQGEMGLFLQRNYNHYWSATGLFGNHWLSNFDYSLAFTDANQLAWVQRPDGRRIKYLKDPASGRWYEDKAQPIAYLSANGDGTFTLRNENNGTETYNVEGYITRLSNEQGVSWTFSYADRYLQKVTHSSGRSVSFGWANGQVSQVTDPAGNVYRYTYTPNVFGNGRGRLASSTLPGTPATTISYHYEDARFPGALTGKSFDGVRYSTFAYDAERRAISTEHNGGIERFRFSYAVRSTEPVLPPPAPTRPGGVRADEERGWCEQRTGGSRICYQPRSLPVDSLPMESALGMTAAAAPGLTRPVDIDVTVINPLGRSTTYTFKDGKMVSTKGDPSPNCPASYKEQSYDANGYPDLVHDFQDNLTNFDYSAQGYLLKRVEAVGSSAERTTLQEWDTTRNRLLKTTVVGDLEVAYSYDDRGNVASATERNLTARGVPSQTRVTRSTYTYHANGLKASIKVDGPLAQDDVTSVFNGQGDLTSVTNALGHTISYSNYNGLGLPGRIVNANGGVRELTYDGRGRVVSDRTSSGTGWATTAIGYTAAGDIASLTQPDGVTVRYGYDAGRRLTQEVRSMGDGKWAWIRHSYNNASNRTRTEVSQTDYPMDTVVKGMIDEITHDGQWNWFVRGWACSTGSAGSIQVDGYADGNVYLGSTQANLASEPGVAAACQASGSAYRYQLPISLAQRQQLGGRKFSIYGQSPQGRGQDRPLPNSGVLAIPTAKIVGDIGGVTQDGNWNFFLEGWACSIGVDSSIDVHVYAGNSAWAGGTFVASGRANLATDGNVASACQARGNAYWFKIPLDGNLRSAHGGKALYVHGISPWGGDHLTINRSGTFTVPAVVRSAEFVSFNAYPTNITNGRQSTLTIQVRNTGNVVWDGNTYLAWGQDQLDQSRALAGPVSPGGIASFSIDVAPYHDGIGIRSFAYIAQMATNGMAWGPRPYTMIAVENADWYCPPNSTTCEAPM